TCTGGGGGAGCCCGAGGGGACGGGGGCCCCTTCCAGGGCTCAGGGCCTCCCAGGCGAATCCGAGCAGCTTCCTCTTTGGCAAAGGCCCCGAGTTCCTGAGTATACCGGCCATACATCTGGAGCAATGGGGAAGATGGGGCATTAGTGTGCATGGGCTCAGTGGGGATACAGGGAGGGTGCCTGGGGCCTTGACTCCCCTTATCCCAGCCTCCATATTGTATACCCCCCTTGAACCCACAGTTCCCACTCTGGCTTGGTGTGTGGGAACAATGTACATTGCTGAGTGTGGGGGCTGCCCTGGCTACAGTGACAGGGACAGCTAAGGTACAGGGACACAGATCTGGGGGTGGCAGAATAATTGGTCCTCTTCTCACAGGCCAGAGGTGGGAGcactgaagaggagtgggagggaaggcTCCAGAAGAGGGAAAAGATGGAAAAGCCTAAGGCACAGTCTGAAAGTGGGAGGAAGGTCAGAGAATAAGGGATGGTCAAGGGCATATGGGCAACAATAAGAGCCTGGCGGAGCTGAGGGCAGCTGAGTAGGGCCTAGAAGCAGGCGCGGCCCCAATCCTTATCACGTTCCTGCTGGGCCTCTGGCCTGTTACCAAATCAGCTGcacccctcccacccaccctaATCCCCTTGTCCCcattctccaccccacccccctgaCTAGCCAACCCGCCCAGCTGGGAATGGAAAGCTTCTCCAGGAGGGTGGAGAGTGCTTGGTGGCCTCAGCCCCACTCTAGAGCTGCCCAGAGTCCAGTAGCAGGTCGGGGACAGCAGAGGCTGCGGATGGCAAAGCTGTGACTGTGGATGCTGGGTGATGGGACGGGAGAGTAGCCGAGCTATGGCTAGACCTGCCAAGCTGGGcgtgtgttggggggtggggaggagtagATTCCGGCTGCCACCCGCAGAGCTTCAGGACACAAAGGGCtcctgttggggctggggttggaggggggagagggagggacagaTAGAGACACAGAGAGTGAGAGATAGTGAGAAAAGGGAGAAGCTCAGAGAGGAGAACTAGAGAGAGGCCagagaaaacacaggagagaTGAGGGGGGAAAGAAgcagggaggaggaaaagagggtAGAATATAGAGATACAGTGTAGGAGGGGGGAGGTGAGAGACAGACAAAAGGGTAGGAAGGACAAGGGGGAGAGGCTGGAGCAGAGAGTGCCGGGAGAGAGCTTGACCCTGAGAGCTCATTCCTGAGATAGAGACACAAGGGAAGGAGATGGAGATGTGGCTGGTGCAGCAGAGACACCATTTGGGAGGTCAGGTGCCTGGCTCCATGATCAGTGCCCCCTCTTTGGCCTCTGCAGACTACAGATATCTCTCACCCTGTCCCAAGGGCTTGTTCTGCTCCCTTTGCTCTGCTCCCATACCTACCACCTCCCCTGGTCATCCTGTTTCATCcagtctccctttccctctctctcttttgtaatTGGGCACCTCCCAGACTCAGTTACAGCCCAGGCCCTCTTCACCTGGAGAGGTTACCTCCCTGCCACCCTCCTGGGCAAATTCCAGCCCAAGCTGATAAAAAGGAGCCATGGGCCATTCCTTTACTTAGGGCTTAGGTCTTCCACAAGTGATATAAAAAGGGTCAAATGGCTTCTCAAATACTAAGTAAAGGTTGAATCAGCTGGGAACCCAGGACCCCTCCTCATTAGAAAATGAGGTCAAGGAACACCCAGGGTTGGGTGGGGGCTGCATACCTAGGGACAGTATGAACAGAGGTCCCAATTCCCACACCCATATCTGCTTCACCCATCCTTCCTAAAGCTCCTATCCTCCAGGGTGGCAGGCCATTTCCCCTAGCCAGGATCGACTGAGAGATTCCTGCCAATGCTGGTTTTGAGCCCACAaaggcagaggtttgagtctgatcACCTGTCTACACACTCTAGATTCTATGCTTAGCAGAATTTCATTCATGTACATTGTAGGGACACAGGGAGTGTCGTGGATGGTGGAGACAGAAGGGGTGTGGATAAAGTTCAAGGGTGTGGATGGTACTGGGGAGGGGTATTAGCGCGCTGAGACTTGGGCTCAAACGGCGAGGAAAGGGGCAAAGAAAACGAGTGTGTTGGAGTGGGGGTAAAGGGAAGCACACCGCAGATAAACACTTGGTGTCATTGTCCTCTGCAGGCCCCCAGGCTCAGCCAGAAGCCAGCAAGCAGCTTTCCAACCTTTTGGTGCTGCAGCCTCTCGGActcctcagcctcagtttccccagctcaGAGGACTGAGACGGAGGTAGGGTAGGCCCCCAACCCTTGCGCTTCCTAGGGTGATCTGTAACAGCTGTGCCGAAGTGCAACCCTTCGAGCTCAGCTCGGCTTCACTTACCAGGGTCTGCTCGTACTGCAGCGCTCTCGGCTCCATCCCCTCCTCGGCCGCCACGGCCGCCGAGGCCGCCATCTCCGTGTACTGCCCTCTGGCTTCCCTCTGCCGCTCGGGCTCCGGCCTGTTCTCTGCTCTCAGCCCGCAAAGCCCGAGCAGGCACCCGTCCGGACCCCGCAGCCCGAGCGGCCGAGTGCAGAGTGTGGCGGGTCCCGGGCGGGCGCCGCAGGCGCAGCCTCCCGCTCGCGTCCCCTCCTCGGCGGGCGGGCCGAGGGCGGTGCCCTCTGCGCCGCTCCGCCCGCCGGCCCATCCGGAGGGGCCGGCCCATCCCGCCTGGGGTCTGCGATGGAGCCGCCTCTCAGGCTCGAAAGAGGCGGCAGGGGGCGCTTTGCGTGAGAGCACGCGCCCCCTCCCTTGGAGGCTGGGGACTGACTGGGGCGCCCACGGCTGGGGCGAGGGCGGGTCCGCCGGCACGTGGAGGGGCTGGGCCCGGTCCACAGCTCTCTGGGCGGGGCAGGAGGACTTGGAGACGTTGGGGTTCAGTAGGGCTTGGGGCTTGGAGCTCCAAAACCGTCTAAATTGGGCTCCTGAGACTCGATCCGTTAGGAGCAGCCCCTTCTCTGCTCCTAGAGAGGAACAGGTGGTTCAGGAGAGTCCGGGTAGTCCCCTCTGCCCGATCCAGGGTGAAAAGCAACTGGGAGCGAGTCAGAGGGGAATTCTAGGCCGCCTTCCtcattccctccctttcttctttctttcctcggGGCTCCCTCAAGGAGGTGCACCTGGAGCTGCCAGGCCTGCAGGGTGTGCCGGGGTGGAGGTGGAGAGGGTACGGGAAGAGGTGAGGCCTGAGGGAAGGGAGTTGTAGGTGCTGGGGAGGCCACTCCTGGGAGGCGGGTGTGGGGGAGCAGAGGTCGCTTCTCCCTGGCAGGGCCCAACCAGAAACCCGAGTAGCTGCTGACGTCTCGCCGTGTTGGGGGAACGGCCTGCTGGGGCTCCGCATTCTCTATCGGGGTCCTTGGAAGGATAGAACAGGGTGGAGTGAGCACAGGATGGATAGACATTGTTAGAGCTAGAGCCACGGGAGAGCGCGGGCCCCAGAAACAGTTTGTAGGAGGGCGCAGTCCCAGGATGAGGGACATTTGGGGGACAGCGGCAGTGCTCTAGGGGAAGGGTTGGTGCCCAGTGAGGAGGCAGTATGAGAGAGGAGCTACCAGGAAGAAGAGGCAGTTTGAGAGAAGACCTCTTCTCTACAATAGGGGGGCAATCCAAGGTGTGCAGGAGAGGGCAGTGGTGGGGGAAAGGCAGTACCAAAATTGAAGGGGCAATGCTTTTGGGGAGCGCAGTGTGAGGGGATTAATGTCAGACCGAAGGGGAGGTGGTGGGAGgagagcaggacccaggggaagAGGGCAGTGATGGGGAGGGTGCAGCaccaggggaggggacagtgcagacttttcttttctccataGTGACATCAAGGCAAATTCCCAAACCGAACGGACCCGGTCGGGTGACGTCCAGCTGGGCCGAGCCGGCCCGGGCCAGCCCCGGGGGCCTTAGTGCCAGCTGGAGGGGCTGGGCACTATGCCCTGCCGGGCCAGCTTTCTGGGGGCGGGGTTCTGATCCACCCGCCCCCCGGTGCGGACTGTGCCCGGGCGGGCTTGCGGACCAGCAGGGCAGGGTTAGGGCCGGGCTTCTCTGGGCTAAGGATCAAGGTCCTTGCCTGGGTTAGGCCCCCACGCATTCCAGTCTTCGATCCCGGACTCTGAAGAGGGCGCAGTAGAGCTGTAGCGGAGCACGAGAACCTGCGCCACCTCCGCGGAGGTGGGACCTATTGTGTCTCCGCCCTGGGCGTGTCACCTGAATTTAGAGTCACGCCCTCAACGTCCAAGCCTCTCCACAGCAATCTTTCCGGGCGGAAGTGTAGAAGCCCCGAGAGGGACTCGGCGGAAGTGGCTGCTTTACTGCAAGTCGGTGCGCATGCGTCATTTTGCCCCGGTGGAGCTCTTTAGCCTGAACACTTTTCCTGTCTCCTTTTCTCCACGCGAGGGGGTGCGCGAACCCCCAGTCGTGGCTGTGTGGTCAGCACTTCTCTGGTCTCTTGGCCCCCCTCACGATGGCGGGCATCCTGTTTGAGGATATTTTCGATGTGAAAGACATTGACCCGGAGGGTAAAAAGTTTGACCGAGGTAAGTTAAGGTACGCAGGAGCGGTACAAAAGAAGAGGCCTGTCTCATTTCCACGCCCCTGGGCCCCTTCTCCATCCTGCTCACGTGGCCAGCCTCTAGCGACAAATTCTGATGAAGCGACGTCCCTCAGGAAACATTTTATGAATGAGAAACTTGAGACTCTGAGCTTTCCCTGGCTTCACCCATGCAGTGCCTGCTGCCTGGGTGGCTTTCAGCCATGATGCTGACAAACTCCTGGGCATCTTTATAATCGCGACCTACTCTCTGTGTTAGAGATTATACTGTGCTCCCCTCTCACACACTTTGGCTTGTTCATTCGCAAAAGCCCCCATGAAGTAGGAGgtgttttttgcattttgttctgACAGGTTAAGTAACCCACCCAAGACCACAGAGTGAGTTATTTGACTTGTATTCTTATATTATCCCCAGAATCTTTAGCTGTTTGTGAAGTCCTCTCTGAGTTAGAGCTAATTGCTTGGCATACAACTCCTTATTCTGCAATCCATCgacaattttttctctttggtgaTACTTTATTTGCCTACAGACTGAGATATTTATCAAGTTCTTATACATCCTGTTAATCCTCTCAGCATAATGTAtagcacagaaagagaaaatctttggATAAGTAATAACTTGCCCAGAGTCATGTTCTCAATCATTCAGGGGGCCTAGAGCCTAGATACTTGCTGCCAGAGGATCTTTGATTCTTTCTGGGGTTTCTGTTCTATTGCCATAGTTTTTGCCCTTTTTCTTCTTGCACAGGTTCTGATTGAACCTGCACTTCCTTGAATGCAGTGGAGAGGTTAATGGATGTATACCAGGTTACATTAAAATTCTTTTGCAATTAACCACCAAACTGGGATCTGTATGTTCTGCCCTGGGCTTGATAAAGTATGCCTGTCACTTACTTTATTTTTCCCCAGTATCTCGACTGCATTGTGAGAGTGAATCTTTCAAGATGGACCTCATTTTAGATGTAAACATTCAAATTTACCCTGTAGACTTGGGTAAGTATTGAACACACACAATAGCAAGagtttttttcccttcttaatTTCATCTATTCTTCATCCTCAgatattgcatttttatttctaggtGACAAGTTCCGATTGGTTATAGCTAGTACCTTGTATGAAGATGGTACCCTGGATGATGGTGAATACAACCCCACAGATGACAGGCCTTCCAGGTGAGGGAGTAGAGAAGGGAGcactttaaatattgaaatatgcCCTGAGGACTAAGTGGTATAGGACCATCTCTGCAAGTGGGGGTTGAACTGGACCTTGGCCTCATAcctggtaggcaagtactctatcactgagctccatcactagccttttttagtttattttgagacaggatcttgatgagttgcccaggctggtttcaaacttgcaaACCTTCCGTCTCAGCtcccctgagtagctgggattacaggtatgtgctattGTGTCTGATTTAGAAAGACCTTTATTTAGACCCTGGAATAAATGATTGTCATCAGAATCTGAGTAACCTTAAGGAAATTGCTGCACTTAAGAATTCAAACAACCagggatggagttgtggctcagtgaagagcatttgcctagcacgtgggaggccctgggtttcatcttcagcaccacataaaaataaataaataaaaataaaggtattgtgttcaactacaattaaaaaccaaatattaaaaaaagaaaaaaaagaattcaaacaactatctgggtgtggtggctcacgccAATAATCTCAGCTGCTCGAGAGGCAGATGGAGGagaatcacatgttcaaagccagtctcagcaacttagagagcccctaagtaacttagtgggaccctgtcttaaaataaaaaagcaaaaaagcttggggatgtggctcagtggctaagcgcccttgggttcaatacctagtaccaaaaaaaaaaaaaaattcaaacaaccAGGTGTTTACTGAGAGCAATGATACCATGGATATCATGCTTGTGAGGTGTAGCTTTTTGAAGGTGGAGGAAATTACCATTGAATGACCTAGGCTATGTGGGAGGAGTTTGGTGTGATAGAGAGGCATTGGAGCACCACTGAGTTTAGTTCTTAGCTTTAGTACTTATTTGTTGAATACCCTAATCTCTTTTATtcttagtttcctcatcagtaaaatagaGATGTCTTACTTGGCTCAAAGGATTATGGTGGGGAAGGACTAAATGACATCATATTTCTAAGGTGGCCCTTGTTATAATGCTGGCACTTAATTACCAGTTaccattttattcttatttttaatgtttttgtgatGGTGTCTCACTATGTTCTCCAGGCTGGCCTCATGCTGCTgaggttcaagtgatcctcctgtctccgcctcccagttagctaggactacaggtgtAGCCATTATACCTGGCTATTAATTAccattttaaaaggatttttttttttttttttggtacctaggattgaattcagggatgttaaccactgagccacatccctagcccctttttatgttttattttgagacagggtcttgacaggttctcgctaaattgcttagggcctcactaagttgttgtggctgtcttgagatcctcctacctcagcctcccgagccatgggattgcaggtgtgtgccactgtgcccagctgaaaaGGAGTGTTTGTAATTATTATGAAGAATAACTTTGTCACTATTGTTCTGCAGGGCTGACCAGTTTGAGTATGTAATGTATGGGAAGGTGTACAGGATTGAGGGGGATGAAACGTCTACTGAAGCAGCAACACGCCTGTAAGTTCCGCAGTCTGGTGAGaatccttttccttcctccctggcTAAGAAGTTGGGCCATGCTCTTGCTTCCTGTGTTGGGCCCCTCTCCTCAAATGCCTCAAACTTAGAACTTAAGTAGTAGCTGTTCCTGGTACAGTTTCCAGTCTGAAGTATTGGCTGCCCACTTTGCCCTTTGTCAGGATCTCAAGGCCCAGTGGTTCCAAAACTTAATCCTGCTGTGTGAAGTGCCAAGAAGAGTGGCTTCCCCAGGAACAACATGCAGCGTTAAGGATTAAACTGCtaggcttttttgttgttgtttatttgtgcGTGTGTGCTTTGCTACTTTGTAACCCAATCCCTGGTTCTTTGGTTTccctgcttatttttttctttaaaattgtattaaaacaaTATGTGTTCTTTGTAAGCTATTTGAAGCAGAGAAGTAATGTAAAGGGGGAAAAGTTACCTATAATTTTATACCCAGGAGGAACCTTTTACATAAACATTTTtgaatggtcttttttttttttttaagtctatttttttctttgagatcaTGTTGtttattctattgtttttttctctttttgtttaacATATGTACACCATGATTCCCTGTGTTAGTGTAAAGCTTTTCCTAAACACTTTCAATGGCTGTATAACATTCTGGATTCATCTTAATTCATTTTGCCATTCCCCTAATTTTGTGCATGTTGGTGTTTTCCTCCTTTGCTAGTATAAACAACAGTGCTTTGCATGTATCtgtgcatttttctttgaatgaaTTTTTGGTTCCTTAATGACagaacactttcttttttttttttttttttatgctgggaTGGAGCTCAGACTCATGGGATGGGGATCCTTCTATTTCAGCTCTGCCTATGTGTCCTACGGGGGCCTGCTCATGAGGCTGCAGGGTGACGCCAACAACCTGCATGGATTTGAGGTGGATTCCAGAGTTTATCTGCTGATGAAGAAATTGGCCTTCTGAACCTCGAAGGATGCCAGCCTGCTCTTGGTCACTCAGGTTGTGGACATTGTTCAAACCTGAGTAGAAGTTGCTGTTGTTCACCTGTTAAGGAGGAACTGGTTTTCTGCCCACTGTTGGTGCATCTTTAGCTAGTCTGAACTCAGTGGGAAACTGGCTTGCCTGTGAAAGACCCAATGGGAAAGCTTGAAGTGAATCAGAagttattttgtgtatatatgactttttaattaaactttacTTTTTCAGACTCCCCCCCCTTCTTtaacacattttcattttaaaaaattgtttttcttttagttgtagatgaacaaatacctttattttgttcatttatttttatgtggtgctgaggattgaacccagtgcttcacacatgtcaggcaagtgctcaactgttgggccacaaccccagccccatttccattttctttaaaattgttttttccaATTTGTCTGTAGTATATTTCTGTCCCACAGCCAAATGACCATGTATCAACCTAGGGCTGTCCCAATCTCAGCCTTTTGGTTTTTGGGTTTAGGGTCATCTCCATCTCCTGGCTGACTGACTATTGTAGCATATATCCTCTAGTGTGATTTTCTATCTGGAGAGAAGGTTGTGCTTTGATTCCTGAGAGTAATATCCCATGCCCAGAAGATACCACCCATTTGGCATAGAATTTTGAATTGGCAAGGTGCCATGCTCATGTCCTTCCAACACTCAGACTCCAGGAAGTCAGTTCACATTAATTTGAATGAGTTACTTGCATAGCCTggaaaagttctttttttaatggaagcTTTGGGTGGAGACTTTTTGACATGGACTTGGGGTGTGACTaatgagaggaggaagagaggacttGGCTATAGAAGCAGGTGGACTTGGTTCTCTGCTCCATGTTCCAGTGGTGACCCAGGAGGGAGGGTAAGTGGTAATGGTTCTTATGAGTGACACTGAACAGGGAGCTGCTACACAGACCAGTGCAGTGGACAGGACAGTAATACCAAGAGGTTGGCAGTTCAGTGTCCAGGACAACACAGCAGCCTGACTGCACTCACTAACTTAtaagtggaagaagaaaaaagttaaggAAATGGTGGCGATGACAAGGGCTCCAGCCTGTGAACTGGCTCTACAACCAGGCATTAGAGGACCTGAGAAAGCATATGGGACTCTTTTCCCCTTGGAAATTCAGGATAATAATTAAGAAAGATTGGGTATTAAGCAATTGTCTTTTGATATCTTGGTTTTGCCATAGGAGCTGGTCCCCTGCTGGTATGCCTGGGGTGCTTGCTTTCCCATCATTTTCAGGTCTCTACATGAGGCATTAGAAATAGTATTTAGGGGAATGGGTTGAAGTGAATGACCTCAGCAGTGAGGAGagaaggttttttgttgttattttaccATTGGTGGTTTGGGGAAGGAAGTAGCAGATGCCTTAGGGGTTGGGGAGTATTTTTATGGAATCTTAGAACCTTTCCATGGGGTCAGATTCTCTTGAAGGGTTGGAGAAGGATGGATttaggatagagagagagaacctAACTACTGGGAATCAGGATATAAACTGTCCTGGGGTAGCAAAAGAAAGAGAACTAGTGTAAAGTAAAACGGGGATAAGAGCATTATGgttttaaagtgtgtgtgtgtgtgtgtgtgtgtgtgtgtgtgtgtgtgagagagagagtgagagagagagagagaagaagggatggAATCAGCCAGAAGGAGTGATTTGTAAgtcttttcttttggttctggggGTTGACTTCAGGGGCTTCATAATATGCCAAGCATGTATGAAGTGCTAAACCTGCTGCTCCACGTTAGATTAGTTACTTTTTATGGTACTGAGATCAAATCCAGGATGTCACACATGCTGGACAATCTAGGatagatttatctttttatttttttatttttattttttatactggagattgaacctgggtgtgcttaaccactgagccacataaatagccttttttttacattttattttgagacagcatctatgttaagttgcttagggcctcactaagttgctgaggctggctttgaacttgctatccgcctgcctcagccttcccagctgctgggattacagtgtataccactgtgcctggctagggTAGATTCTTAATAGGTGCAAATtcattcatactggagaaaattATGAGCTTTCTTTTTTGCCTGCACTAGAGTAAGTCAAATACGAATATTAGATGCCTGGAACTCTCTGGCTATATTTACGTTTTTGCCATCCTTATCTCTCCTATGAGTGGGCTGAGAATCCATAATTCTTTGGTCCCTTTGGCATATCTTATTCTGGGTTCTGGCTTTTTCATATGCCATAAAGTTTCATttgatcattatatatatttttgatcatTAAATTTAACATGCtttgttttgatatttaaataaattataatttccacTAACCATTTCATTAACTGTACCCTGAAATTTGTAGTATGGTTGAACTAATTCTTTCTCATGCAGAAATGATGGCACCTGAGATTTGGACAATATATTTGAGCTGTgtgtactttttgttttttgctgtgctggagatggaacccagggccttgaccATGCTAGGCAAACACGTTACTACTAAGCAGCATCCCAGCTTTGTACATTTGTTAATTCCTTCTCCATGTTAACTCTTCTGCCCAGGAAAGAAAGATACTTGGAGATCTAAATTGGTCACCCCCGCAAGAGCTTAGGTTTTCCACTTAGATTTTTTAATAAGAGCTGAGGATGCAGCTAGGATATAATTCTCAgtgacttaggaagctgaggcaggatatcacgaattcaaagccagcctcagcaacttattgagaccctgtctcaaaaagaaaaggactggggatgtagctcagtggtaaagtacctcatTAATAGTTGATGTATTTACTTCATAAGGACTTGGAAATCTTTCCCAGTAAATAGAACTACTGAATGATTATATTGGACAGCGCACCACACTGAGGAGACTCTGGGATTTAGAGTCAATCAGACTAGGGCTGTTTCTATTCCTGCCAACAGTCTCTGTGACCATTGGTAATTTACCTGGCttctctgagctttagt
This window of the Ictidomys tridecemlineatus isolate mIctTri1 chromosome 3, mIctTri1.hap1, whole genome shotgun sequence genome carries:
- the Polr2h gene encoding DNA-directed RNA polymerases I, II, and III subunit RPABC3 isoform X1, which gives rise to MAGILFEDIFDVKDIDPEGKKFDRVSRLHCESESFKMDLILDVNIQIYPVDLGDKFRLVIASTLYEDGTLDDGEYNPTDDRPSRADQFEYVMYGKVYRIEGDETSTEAATRLSAYVSYGGLLMRLQGDANNLHGFEVDSRVYLLMKKLAF
- the Polr2h gene encoding DNA-directed RNA polymerases I, II, and III subunit RPABC3 isoform X2 encodes the protein MDLILDVNIQIYPVDLGDKFRLVIASTLYEDGTLDDGEYNPTDDRPSRADQFEYVMYGKVYRIEGDETSTEAATRLSAYVSYGGLLMRLQGDANNLHGFEVDSRVYLLMKKLAF